ggatcATCTGTGCGTAGCAACCTCACCttcccttcccatcatccatctgtttacactctctcctgcaaCCTCATAGCCCCTCACAATCCTAATTTAACAGTaacagtgcaataaaaatggtgagcaacattagagctatccagccgtacagttcagatccagattccagctcagacgatgaaaacaaagacgtaagtggatctatttgtctgcaggtggatgcatcggaatggagcagagcagggagcttgtggcccgcccagggtattttctatgtaacaaatatgacctttttcaaataaaataaaataaaaattaaagtaaaactaaatttaaaaaaatgataataatttttgcatctgctcctgatttacgatcatttgaataaagaaatacacagaaattgattttttttccatgttagaaacatgattttcatcagagtgggtccttaagGGGGAACATTTTCTCCAGTTTGCAAAAACTTCCCATTTTGTAACCCTGTCCTTTAATAATTGTAGTATAACATAAATCAGTTAAATTAACTTTTATAAACAAACCGACATGCatttagagggaaaaaaagataaagaaatactgatcCTAAAGAAATATATAAGATAGCTGACATTTTGgcttttctggtgttttaagCTCCTGTGCATAAAAGATGGAAAACATTTCTGATTTAATAATGATTCTTTATGTTTATGAATAGTTCAGTTCAAAATGGTTCCTTAAATCCAACAGATGAACATATAGATGTGTGGATTAGGAGGGCATGAAGCCCCTCCATCAGTTTGTCTGTCCTCTTGTTAACATCCTCTCCGTCTCTTCTCCCACTCTGCTGCAGGGACTCATGGCCCCTCCGGCCCTCTTTAAAACTCCACCCCTCCCGCAGGTAATGTCATATGGACCGCTGTGTCTGTTTCATGCCTGCCAGCTGCCGTGCTATTCATCATCTCCAACCCCTCTGTGCTTGCTTTTCCTCCGAGAGTTCCTGtcatttctctgctgctgtcatTTAGATGTGGTTTTGCAGCTCCACCTTTCATACAAATGTGTTAAACGTTATAACGCTCCTCCAAAATGTCCTCATGGACGATCCTATTTGAGAATCTGAGCTGCGAACAGCATCCCAGAGAAATCTGGCTGCGTCTCAGACTGCGTTAAAGGAGCTGCCGGTAAAACATTCAAGATGTTTTTGAAGTTGCACATAAATAAGGTCCAGAGACGGCTGCGCTGCATTTTGGCGAGAGAAAGCATCCGCTTAGTAGTGTGGCCATCGAGTCTTCAGCCGCCGCTGCCAGTCTGGAAGATGAAAAGAGCAGCTGCTGTTGGATTTATTTgtccttcttttgttttgttgtagaAAGAGCAGCGGAGGAGACGGACCCAGAGAGGGGGAGCTGGAGGACCTGCACGAAGACGAGCCCTTTTCTTGAGTCTTCATCCTTACCGCCGTCTGCTTCACATCTCCACTGCTTGACCAGGAATGCGCTCCGGTCTTCATCCTCACATTTCACCAACTCCGTTCTAGGTCAACTATGAAAGCATTTTAAAGCTCACACACTCATGCTTCACTCAACCATCAGCTGTCAAGCCTTCAGTGGAAAAACTCTGGACATTTAATTTATGGTTTGGGAAAAGCTGGTGCGCTAGCTTTCATCCTCATGCAGAAGGTGGAAACTGAGGTTTAGACTGTCTGCATTCAGCCGTGAGGAAAGTCATTTCCTCCTCGGCAAAAGTGGCATTCAAATGGGAGAACTACAGGGATCTTCTTTCTGATCACACCAGTGAAGTCGTGCGCAGACGTCTCTAGCACTTTTCTTATCGTTGTGCCATTGGAAGCCAAATCTGCCTTTACAGACTTTGGACGGCAGAGCTTCTGTGGTGGGAGGAAAAGCACAAACGCAATGTGATGACGTTGCTGATTTAAGGGTTATTTCATGCTTTTCCTCCAACTGTGTCATGTCCTTGttcactgttgtgttttttttaattaacattgGGGCAAAAAACTAGAGAGTTTTAAAGTAGATCTTAGATGTTTACTGTAAATGAGATGAGAGAATGTCTGTTCTCCATACTCAACCTGACTGTGAAACATATTATTTCAAGACACGGTAGAATGTGGAGCTCCTTTTAAAGCATGAGGAGGAATAATAATTCCCTACAGGCTTTTCACTGAAGGGTATATGCTAATTCTAAATATCCCAACACCTTTatgccagtgtttttttttttcctgctcgaTTAAGAAGATGTATTGAGAGTGAAAGGCTCAAATGAGTCATAACAGATGCTTGAGGTCCTCATGGACCATCAGGGAGGGATAAGCAGACTTGACTGCCCTTTTTTAGCATCACGAGAAGcagacaaaaccaaaagaaaaagatgaacagATATTACCTTTgaaaccattttgtttttacatgttgccAAGGATCCGGATCTGCTTGTAATTCCTGAACAATCTCTTCTCGAGGCGTACAAAGATGCAGTCGAAATGTGATGCTCTCACAGTTAGGTATTTAGGAAACACTGGAATTggagtttttaaattttaggtCAACATGTTCCTGAATTTGTGTTGGAGCTCCTCTGTGTGTAGTCATGGCAACGGCACGCTCCTGTTTTCTTAAAGTTTACATCAGAGAGATCATTTTTACAACGTTTTTTATCGACTGTCTTCTGGAGCAACTTTGCTTTCAACAGCACAATTAGAACTCAGCTCCAGGTTTTCATGCAGAAACGGTTGGTTTTTATCACCGTTCACAGCGTTGCTACGATAAACagtcgttttctttttttttttttaagtcaagaaggtacaaaaaatgcaattactGCAGCTATGCAATGCAATGCTCAGAGTacaaataaaagcttaaaagtTAGTCTCCCTTTTACCTCTGCTGATCCTTTTCACATACTCTATTATAGAACAAACCTTCAAGAATTCCCATaaaccatatttttttaatagatatGCCAGTTAGATCAGAAAAGTTGACATTAAACTGgggtaaataaaaaacagatttggatTTAATCAACAGCAACTGTGTGGTTTATTTGCAATCTCAAATCCAAAATATGATTTACAGTTTGGAGGTTAGCGTGAAACATGTGACTTGGTTTTTGTTCTCTTGCTGACCCGGAGCGTCTCTGCTGCCAAACAACAACCCGGCAGGGAGGTTTAGCATATCAATGTCGCAATGAAGCCGAGGCTTCCAACAAGATCAGACGCCTCCCTGTCCTTGGTGTGGCATGCTGCAGACAGCGATGCATTTCTTTCATTAGACTTGACCTCTGATGTGACAGAGGAAAACAGCGCAGGAAGAGTCAGATCCTGACTGAAAGCGTTTCACTGCTGAGCCTCTGCTCAAACTTCTGTTATCACCAGAAGAATGTCAAAGTttgtatttgttctttttagatgattctGATTTGGAGTAACGTGTCTGCTTGCTGGTGGCTTTCAGCGAAGGGCTGTTTAAACCAAAAAGTTTGACTTGCTGACATACtcgctttatttttttgcttaaaactgtttttaaccaaaagcatttgaaaaaaaatctgggtTTGCAGAACCTTGTCAGCGTGAGGTCACACCGTCTCTGTTGTCTTAATTGTCAATGTGCTGATATCATCAGCTCATTATGCTCTCAGACACTCAGTTAAGTTTCCTTCATGAAAAGTAAACTTGCATATTGAATTCAGGGCTGCATGCAATGGCACAGGCCGCTGAGAAACTGAGCACAGGGTGTGTGAAACCTGCATGTCTATTACGTCATAGCTCTATAGAATTTAATGGGAAAGAATGACTCTGTTCTGTGTCAAACTGCAGTAGTTGCAAGAGTGGCTGAAATGCTTTATGCTGTTGCGTGTAACTGTGTTGCTTACCAACTGCAAAAGACTTCTGCTTGAGGCTTCACAGTTGAGAGGAAACTTGGTTGGAAAAAACCCAGACTAGTGTACAGGATGTTAGTTTGTGCGCTTCTGACAGGTTCTCCTTGTTAAGTAGAGAAATATAAAGAAATCCCTGCAGCATCAAGCTGTTTGTCACCCAGAACATGTTCCCACCCGTTTTCCCTCAGTGTGAAACGTATAATTTGTGACACGTTTTTTCCCCTCGATAATCTTTCACATCACCCCAGTAATATTGAATGTAaagtattttgattttttccaCAAATCTATTTGAATaacagttttaatgtttttttttttttttttttaacttgtcctgtccaacagctaggcaaacagatgagagctgagggcctcttgtgttggacatattttattttaacaagaggggttattcatcttcagacaaaccaaaggtatgtctgaataaaccccttttgtaattgaggccaaactttattaatttcaatcatgtttgaaaatctttggtgttggaccggacggaaaaggaaagaggggaagaagagagagggacgttagagagaggggggggtaggagggtgataataggaggggaaggggggtaagaccatgaagcagcatagagcagacaggtttactggttgtttatcgttacggtacggttcaaatgtagtacaaaaagggcggggcctgtacacacacactcaaatattatcaacacacctgctagccgcaaaaatgtccacatgtcaacatgcacacaaaacagatagtgttcacgaacgcatacctatgcctttaaaccaactagtgtgaaatctttcattcattcaatcatgcaaactattagtgcaaaggtgagctaacacctgtgctcaggtgagtgtttatgttcttctaaaatggatggtggaatgtgaaaagaaggaggaggagcgcccagccacccccacccccagttttaatgtttttaatacCTCGCagccaaaaaatgaaaaaaatgtgaaaacagtttCACTGAAAAATTCCTAGGTTAAGGGAATTGATAACTAACCATCTGGGGGCTCAGGATTATTCATGGGTTAACTCATAAATTCGTTTTTTATGCAAAACTAATCACTAAGTAAAGAGGAAGTAACTTCATCCACACAGATTTCTAACTTTCAGCGTTCAGATTTCAGGTTTATTCTCCTAAATATTGACACTTTACTGAATGAGTTCTATTAGTGATTTATCTGTTTAAAGCTACTAAGTTGCCTAGGAAGGAAAGATGTGATTTGTTAACAGCTAAATTCTAATTTTGTGTCCCTAGTGCAGGTGATCTGCACATttgcattcatttaaaaaaaaaagaagcagctctGATTTAGAATTGCAGTTACAACATTTTAAacctgaattttttttcattttttgggagTCAGCAGAAGAAATGTATCCAGGATGCATCAGGATCAGGGGTCTGAAGCCTTTTATGCTTTTGGCTTTTTGTTCCGCTTTCTTCCCGAACAAAACCCAGCAAAAGCTGGAATGTCCCAaggtttagaaaaatacactaattgtgtttttgtggccattacGCCATTCATTTATGAAATTTACcttataaatatttacaataattaaatTGCATTACTTTTGATACAATagataaaatattttacatcatTTTGCTTAGATATCTGACATGTACATTTTGGAGGAATGGTAAAGCTCTCACCTCTTGATTTACTGTAATGTCAACagtggtaaaagaaaaaaaaactgttaatctTTACTCGTGTACCtatgtttaaaattttaaagataaatgacACAATGTAACTAGTAAACCTATTATTTATTTGGATGGttgatatttttcttcaaagccgaAGAGCCACAGATAAAAGTGTCCCATGTGGCTCTGGATCCtgaggttgcagacccctgatctagatgaTTGTGTAGTCacacaaatgcaataaaaaattgaatttcaaattaaatcacAAGTAATTATCAACTAAATACAATTAGGCCTTGCAGAAATAGCTCGAGTCCAAAATCTAAAACTATGGGGGAAGTGTGACGTCATAGATTAGAACAGTTCTCatgttttaatcttttgttgtttccaCATTATGTTTGCTGTAAATTGGATCCTAAGTGCTATAATATGTCCCCTTttatttagcccttgtgctatcctaggcactttaacactgggagtggggtcatctggaccccacaagactgtgcgctgaaccttttgtcttcaatgatttgtgatcttcactggtgtccatggatgacatgaaatactcttcacctttatccacctttgtcatggttggaataacacgtcaatgtaagggtggggtcataggatagcagaagggttaaaaaaagtgttttttttgctgcagatttgtaaTTTGATGAATCCCTCATCCTCCACTACGGATTGCTCTCATCACAGGTTTCAGTCCTTTTTGCAGAGAAATACAGAAGGAAGAGGAAGAACTGGAGGCAGCCACACCATAGGAAGCAAAGGGAATCTTATTTTAATCATAACTTCGGATCATAGTTTCATCCAGGGGAGGAGGACTCTGGGAATGTGTACATAATCTCCAGTGAAGAAACAGTTGCTAATCTACCGTGTTATTTTTCTCCTGATGTGTTACAAAGGTCTCTGCCGTCTGTCTGTCTCCTGTGTGTATTTGAATGTAGTCACGCTGATGTCAAGGCACTAAAACGAAAGCATGGCACATCCCTACGCAATGCAGGTGTTACACTGTACATATGTACCAATATGAATAAGTTATTTTTCGCATGCTTTTGTACTTCTAAACATTgagtacaataaaaaaaataaaaagaagtagaAACTTCTGTTGTTATCGTACCTCTTTTATTGACTTAATGGCATGTGTGCGCTGGGTGGGACGCATCATGGCATATCCAAACACAGACTCGACAATGACTTGCATGAACACAGTGTGTCATGGACATTTAAAGTGGTGGAGGTTACACCCACAGAAtgaacaaatgtaaacaaagaaacacCTAAAAAAGTACACACACAGAGGGGCTCTGTAGTAGCTCTTTAGAGTCACACAGTGGGGTGATGAGGATGGATGAAGACGCTCTGAGAAAGGACATCTGACAGAGTTCCTTTATTGCCCAGGAGTCTATTCATTTTGTGAGTTGAGTCTTTGGTTCCCCTGTGCTACATCTTATAAAGCAACTTGTTTGCTCCCAGGTCATTTCTTTGCAAGAACAGCAAACGGCCAATGCGTCAGCAATCTTATTTTCTTGGctttattgcttaaaaaaaaaaaaatgctggctATTCCGATGTCTTGATGCTTCCTGTGTCCAAATCTGGATCCTGCAGGACAGAAATCAAAACCAGAcagaattacttttttttttttttttagatctttagTATCACGTGATGGAACGctcaagcaaacaaacagacaaacaaaaatacaaataaagcgAAAGAGCTTTACTGTCTAAGCTTCATTACACACTCACGTTGGTCTTGTCTTTGCGTCGCACTTGTCTTGCATTTGCTTCAAGGGTGTAATAGACAGATGAGCCTAAACCACGCAATTCCTGCTGTAGATAAAAAATGTTCTACCTGTTTTAGTTAAAGGGGATGCTTTGGGTGCAGACGCAGGATTTATCCAGTCTCAGATTATAAAATTGTACCACCCTAAACTCAGAGGGCCACACaccaaatttttttgtttgtttgttctgtttttgtaacaTGTCCTGTCCAggagctgagcaaacagatcagagctgaaggcctcttgtgttggacagattttacttttttaataggGGCATATGATTTTTCAGACACACAAggtgtttatttgaataaacccctttggtATTtgaagctaaactttattcatattaatcaTGTGTGCAGGCATttcttgttggaccggatgaAAAACAGAAGGGAGAAGGACATAGAGGGATGTTAAGAGATGGGGATAAGGCTACAAAAGAAGGGGGAGAAAAAGGGGGTTAAGGAAGTTGGAGAAGCAGTACGAGGGGGTAGAATCACAAAAAGAGGCAACAAATTGCTGGAACTTTATCATCATGCTAGTCTAGTGTAGGGCCTGTCCAAAGACACGCTCAAACActaacatacctgttggctcctaAAGTCTTCTCACACAAACATGGCAACACATTCCCAATACCAATAcacctcacacacacatacttgtgtatacacacaaacacgtcAAGCATATATCATTCTGTCATGCACACTGTTTGAGCAAAATGAGCTGGTACCTGTGCTCGGATGAGTATGCGTGTTCTActgtggtggatgatggaatgtaaataGAGGAGGATAGACCGGCCCCCCCCACACCGAGACCCCCCCACCAAAGCAGCAGTGGGCAACCAGGCTCCCCCACTGTTTGGAATTTTGAAGAGGCCCAGTGCTCAGAGGCAAAGGCCAGAACCaacaccacagggacacagacaccctcAGACTCAGATGTGATTCCTTGCTAATGGCCTAGCCAGACAACTCAGGGATCCATGTCCCTCTGTGGATAGAGGGCCATGCCATGGTACGGGACGAGAAGATCAGTAGCTCCACCTTCCTTGTctaatgcgtgtgtgtgtgtgtgtgtgtgtgtgtgtgtgtgtgtgtgtgtgtgtgtgtgtgtgtgtgtgtgtgtgtgtgttggagtgtataatGTGATAGGGGCCTTACGCGATCTTAATATTTTAGGAACAAAGACGAACCCAACTCTGTTGCCTATTGATTTCTATTTTTAGGTATTTGGTGCCAAAATCCAAATATGTTCAAACAGAGAAAATTCCATGTTGGTGATTAACCAATGTCTATCTGGAAGCACGGTGCACTTCTGCTGCCATCTTgtgtttaaacagaaaaaagtctgTGATGGAACTCACCTGTGCAGCTGTGTCTGTGTATTTGAActtcatgtttttgtaaaaGTCTCTTCTTGGGAGCACATACAGCAGCACTAAGTCACAAACTACAGTTGCCTGAAAGGACAAAGAGGAAACATTCACTTCTCATTGATTACATCGATGACAATTGAAACAATTTTGTGTTAAACATACCACTCCAAAAATTCCCACTCCAGAACCTATGGCAGTCAGGGTTGGAATGATATCAAATTTCCGTCCCTGCAAAAATCAATTTACCgtgagttaaaaaaacaacaacttttatttGTCAGTTATTTATaggtataaaataaaaattgttgctAACCAGTGACTGCACAATGATGTCAAACCTGATGCCAAAAACCTTCATGAGAGTCCTTTTCTCCATTTTGTCTCCCATATAATACTTTGCATACCTATAAACACACAATAATTATTACAAGTTGCCTCAACTGTTGAATGCTGGATATTTTCAACTGTTTtataaaaactgcagaaaacaaTTAACACATTTCTTGGTGGACTAGGATTTTTTGCAGCATAAAAAAGCAGctgttgaatttttattttatttgcaacaaataaaaaaaatgtttaccatTCCTTTTTGTAATGGGAATTGTGTTGATACAAAAATTGAAATCAGACTATTTAATATATTTGAATTTGTtctctgctttaaaaaatgttatatgtGTTGTTGTAATAAATTAGAAGCTAAATACATTAGCTTAGCATAAAAGAGCAGATTGTGAGATTTTGGACAAAGGTTGGGCTAATCTTATGCATCATCCCTCAGCAAGACGTTGTCTACTTAAGTAAATTATCTGTATACTTAGGCAATACTAAAAGTGAAGCGGTATACTTAGAGGTTTACTTTGTATATACTGTCCATTCTAAACTTTAAATTGAGTCTTAAGACTTATACACTTCCTACACTACACGTTCATGGTGTATAGTAGACTTGCTGTACTTTTACTCAAGTATACAATAAACTTCAAATGTACTACTTTTTGCCAAGGGATGGGTCAGCTGGGAAAGCGATCAAGGCTTTTGCTGAATGTGTCCATGTGTGACCTGCAGCTAGAGCTTCATGCATCACAAAATCTACAAATGCTTCCGATTGTATACTTTAGCCAGTCTGATGGTGGTTGCTGCAGCCTTCTTACAAAGTTGGGGACTTTAGTATTAAAGCATGCAACTCTGCAGGTCCCCTTCAGTGCATTCACCTAAAATTGTAGCCCACTGAAGCTTTGGACGTGTCCTTCACCCGAGGGTTTCCATACAGACCATGAAATTCATACTTGGGTTTGCATTTCTTTACATCATAGTCAAAGTTACAAGTCCAGTCAATCACAAGTCCGATGGCCCCTCCCTGTCAGagagacacaaaacaaaatgagatCGGAAAAATTTAAGTCTGCGTACCTTTTAGAACTGGGGCTGGAAACTCACCTGTTTAGCCATTGTTTCAAAGGTGAAGCCAGATAGTTTCACTATGTCTCCCAGTTTGAATATAGGGCAGAGCGGAGAATTATCTGGATCAAAGAGGCAGTTTTTTATAGTTTTCCCATCAATTTCCTCCACTAGGTTACTCCTTTAAACACAGAGAAATATCATAAAACATAACAGAGCAGTGGAACCATAGATTCTGTAGTCTTTATTCTAACTTTCCAAACTATTCAACCCAACATTTACTGTATAGTAATGGTTTTAATGTATCCTTAAGAAACCTTTAATCAAACCAGCTCTCTTtcattaaatgattaaaaaaaagcggAAAAATCAATCACCTTGTGATGCCAAATAAAGGAAAAGTGACTGAATTCTTGATGAACAGAGTGAAGTTCTCCGCACTCATCAACAGAGGAGGACTGGATGGAAAacgagaaaaaaacatgaagcagctttatttgtttagggaaaaattgcaaaaaaaaacaagaaggggaaaaaaactgcaagTGAAAGAAATTCAAATCAAGCTTAATCTCTGGTATTTGTAACATGAGATGAGTAGTTTAAAGTACAGTTTTACTCTGATAGCTAACCACcaagtactttttgtttcacctatgttatttatttttcaaatattttaaagaatgtttatttttcaatcatGTTGAAGAATAATTGGCAAAGTTTTTAAacgcaaaattaaaaaaaaaagttaataattggatcaatcttttttaaatgattattattagtcatttttttgattttataatatcctatttatttttatagatttATCAACATACTGGAACTCCATGCAAATCATCTTAACTCaagagcacatgtgtcaaactcaaggcccgcagGCCAAATGTGCCCCGCCATGCCATTTTATGgggcccgcaagagcataaaagtttttaatttcttaaaataaaaattggtgtgtatttattcatatttagggggaattggacttgaaatatcggattgggcaactatacattaggacttaaacactgtccatttGACCTGACCTGACAGAAtctaatttaaaaggatttacgCCAGAGTAACAAGcgaacatatgttttctatgcaactgtaattgtcactttaaaaagttgtaacaaataaaaaataagttaaattaacattaaggagCAGTTACGTTTATttgtcattacatttagttacatgtataagttatatctggccctttgaggacaaccactatgctgatgtggccctcggtgaaaatgagtttgacaccaaATCCACCAAATCAAATTTgaccgttttatttatttatttttttcaattatttttgcatttttttaaatgttatgcatttaatttctcttttacattttgtggcTGCTGTTACTTGTTTCTGCCtagaataaacaaacaaaaaacaaattctctAATTACTTAGAAAGCTTTGCTCCAGAGGTCTCCAGGGTTTAATTGATCAAGCTGCTAAATCAAATCtgatataaaaaatattcatgGTAGGAAATTAACAGATAATGTTATAAATCCTCAGGAGTATTTTTCAGTACAATATGTTTGTGGAAAAACTGGTTCATGCAGGAAAATTGCGGTCAATAAACTGGTAAGAAATGTTAAAGACTGTTATGTGGCTGAC
The DNA window shown above is from Oryzias latipes chromosome 14, ASM223467v1 and carries:
- the p2rx1 gene encoding P2X purinoceptor 1 isoform X3, producing the protein MGGVSIQVVPVEGDTPPLSVGQKMKSCAANALSDFFFEYETPRQVLVRNKRVGVVCRLIQLGVLAYIIGWVFIYEKGYQITETAVSSVFTKVKGVGSTNISGVERVWDPSDYVFPPQGDSSFVVMTNYILTENQTMGKCPELPGRYICKSDTDCKGGTYNRTVDGKLTGVCVKETKTCELLAWCPLEDDRNIPNPPLLMSAENFTLFIKNSVTFPLFGITRSNLVEEIDGKTIKNCLFDPDNSPLCPIFKLGDIVKLSGFTFETMAKQGGAIGLVIDWTCNFDYDVKKCKPKYEFHGLYGNPRVKDTSKASVGYNFRYAKYYMGDKMEKRTLMKVFGIRFDIIVQSLGRKFDIIPTLTAIGSGVGIFGVATVVCDLVLLYVLPRRDFYKNMKFKYTDTAAQQELRGLGSSVYYTLEANARQVRRKDKTNDPDLDTGSIKTSE
- the p2rx1 gene encoding P2X purinoceptor 1 isoform X1 translates to MVWLPRDFEPIDVSFRSTWKKVEGDTPPLSVGQKMKSCAANALSDFFFEYETPRQVLVRNKRVGVVCRLIQLGVLAYIIGWVFIYEKGYQITETAVSSVFTKVKGVGSTNISGVERVWDPSDYVFPPQGDSSFVVMTNYILTENQTMGKCPELPGRYICKSDTDCKGGTYNRTVDGKLTGVCVKETKTCELLAWCPLEDDRNIPNPPLLMSAENFTLFIKNSVTFPLFGITRSNLVEEIDGKTIKNCLFDPDNSPLCPIFKLGDIVKLSGFTFETMAKQGGAIGLVIDWTCNFDYDVKKCKPKYEFHGLYGNPRVKDTSKASVGYNFRYAKYYMGDKMEKRTLMKVFGIRFDIIVQSLGRKFDIIPTLTAIGSGVGIFGVATVVCDLVLLYVLPRRDFYKNMKFKYTDTAAQQELRGLGSSVYYTLEANARQVRRKDKTNDPDLDTGSIKTSE
- the p2rx1 gene encoding P2X purinoceptor 1 isoform X2 produces the protein MVWLPRDFEPIDVSFRSTWKKVEGDTPPLSVGQKMKSCAANALSDFFFEYETPRQVLVRNKRVGVVCRLIQLGVLAYIIGWVFIYEKGYQITETAVSSVFTKVKGVGSTNISGVERVWDPSDYVFPPQGDSSFVVMTNYILTENQTMGKCPELPGRYICKSDTDCKGGTYNRTVDGKLTGVCVKETKTCELLAWCPLEDDRNIPNPPLLMSAENFTLFIKNSVTFPLFGITRSNLVEEIDGKTIKNCLFDPDNSPLCPIFKLGDIVKLSGFTFETMAKQGGAIGLVIDWTCNFDYDVKKCKPKYEFHGLYGNPRVKDTSKASVGYNFRYAKYYMGDKMEKRTLMKVFGIRFDIIVQSLGRKFDIIPTLTAIGSGVGIFGVATVVCDLVLLYVLPRRDFYKNMKFKYTDTAAQELRGLGSSVYYTLEANARQVRRKDKTNDPDLDTGSIKTSE
- the p2rx1 gene encoding P2X purinoceptor 1 isoform X4, whose translation is MVWLPRDFEPIDVSFRSTWKKVEGDTPPLSVGQKMKSCAANALSDFFFEYETPRQVLVRNKRVGVVCRLIQLGVLAYIIGWVFIYEKGYQITETAVSSVFTKVKGVGSTNISGVERVWDPSDYVFPPQGDSSFVVMTNYILTENQTMGKCPELPGRYICKSDTDCKGGTYNRTVDGKLTGVCVKETKTCELLAWCPLEDDRNIPNPPLLMSAENFTLFIKNSVTFPLFGITRSNLVEEIDGKTIKNCLFDPDNSPLCPIFKLGDIVKLSGFTFETMAKQGGAIGLVIDWTCNFDYDVKKCKPKYEFHGLYGNPRVKDTSKASVGYNFRYAKYYMGDKMEKRTLMKVFGIRFDIIVQSLGRKFDIIPTLTAIGSGVGIFGVATVVCDLVLLYVLPRRDFYKNMKFKYTDTAAQDPDLDTGSIKTSE